The Vibrio echinoideorum DNA window CCACAACTTTGGGTCGTGGTGGTAGTGATTATTCTGCCGCACTGATTGCAGAATCTGTACAAGCGATTGGTTTAGAGATCTGGACCGATGTTCCGGGCATCTACACCACGGATCCACGGATCGCATCGAAAGCATCCCCTATCCCAGAGATTAGCTTCAGCGAAGCATCAGAAATGGCAAACTTTGGCGCGAAGATCTTGCACCCATCGACTCTAGTCCCGGCACTACGCCACCAAATTCCGGTATTTGTCGGCTCATCAAAAGCACCAGAGCTCGGTGGCACATGGATTCGTCAACAAGTTGAAAGCTCCCCTCTGTTCAGAGCGCTTGCCCTACGCTGCAATCAAACCATGGTTACGCTACGCAGCGCTAACATGTTCCATGCTTATGGCTTCCTCGCAAAAGTGTTCGAGATCCTGGCTAAGCATAAGATCTCTGTCGATCTTATCACTACCTCAGAGATCAGTGTCTCACTCACTCTCGATCAAACAGATACATCAGGTGGTGCTCCTCAGTTACCAGAAGCCGCTCGAATTGAGCTTGAAGAGCTGTGTTCTGTGGATATTGAACACGACCTATGCCTTGTTGCTCTTATTGGCAACAACATGAGTGAAAGCAAAGGCTATGCGAAGCAAGTATTCGGCACGCTTGAAGACTTCAACTTACGTATGATTTGTTACGGAGCGAGCCCACACAACCTGTGCTTCTTGCTTGATGAATCAGTCTCCAAATTAGCGATTCAAAAGCTGCATCAAGAGCTGTTTGAGTAGAAAGTCCGTTTATCATCGACGGATAAATAACTAAATCACAGATACAAAAAGGGTTGCTCTTAAGCAACCCTTTCTCTTTTTTACTTTACGAATCAAAGCTCGTCATAGCCTAAAAGCTAGTTAATGTTTGGACCTAACCACTTCTCAGCTTCCAACATATCCCAACCTTTACGATCAGCATAGCTATCCACTTGATCCTGTTGAATCTGAGCAATCGCAAAGTATCGTGAATCAGGATGCGAGAAATACATACCAGACACAGAAGCACCTGGCCACATCGCATAGCTAGTTGTTAGTGACATGTCGATCGCTTTTTCAACATCCATCAACTCCCACAACGAACCTTTCTCAGTATGCTCAGGACAAGCTGGATAACCCGGAGCTGGACG harbors:
- the lysC gene encoding lysine-sensitive aspartokinase 3 — translated: MSASNVAGSFNVAKFGGTSVANFEAMSRCAAIIENNSNTKLVVSSACSGVTNLLVELANGVQDKTRRQELLTQLTDIHNAILDQLADPISIEKDVHCILDDIASAAEAASFQASTKLTDHLVACGELMSTHILAQIIRERGTPAVRFDIREVMRTNDDFGKAEPQLKDIAALAQEKLIPLCQQQVVVTQGFIGADSEGNTTTLGRGGSDYSAALIAESVQAIGLEIWTDVPGIYTTDPRIASKASPIPEISFSEASEMANFGAKILHPSTLVPALRHQIPVFVGSSKAPELGGTWIRQQVESSPLFRALALRCNQTMVTLRSANMFHAYGFLAKVFEILAKHKISVDLITTSEISVSLTLDQTDTSGGAPQLPEAARIELEELCSVDIEHDLCLVALIGNNMSESKGYAKQVFGTLEDFNLRMICYGASPHNLCFLLDESVSKLAIQKLHQELFE